A window of Desulfobaccales bacterium contains these coding sequences:
- a CDS encoding 4Fe-4S dicluster domain-containing protein codes for MSKYFLLQDQKKCIGCLSCEVHCKSYKGLPFGPRLGQIMPVGPKMVAGLPQQAFVFMPCFHCEDPWCVPVCPTHAMRKRPEDGIVYVEPALCVGCKSCITACPWGAPQWNPETGKAVKCDYCMDRVDQGLQPACVTKCVTHCLSFGQVEHMDTTKRERFAKTVAFELETVVSAR; via the coding sequence ATGAGCAAATACTTTCTTCTGCAAGATCAAAAAAAGTGTATCGGTTGTTTGAGCTGCGAAGTTCACTGCAAGAGCTATAAAGGGCTGCCTTTCGGGCCTCGCCTGGGGCAGATTATGCCTGTGGGCCCTAAGATGGTGGCGGGACTTCCCCAACAGGCCTTCGTCTTCATGCCCTGCTTCCACTGCGAAGACCCCTGGTGCGTGCCCGTGTGTCCTACCCACGCCATGCGCAAGCGCCCGGAGGACGGCATCGTCTATGTCGAGCCGGCCCTCTGCGTGGGCTGCAAGTCCTGCATCACTGCCTGCCCCTGGGGGGCACCCCAATGGAATCCTGAGACGGGGAAAGCGGTGAAGTGCGACTACTGCATGGACCGGGTGGACCAGGGCCTGCAGCCTGCCTGTGTGACCAAATGCGTCACCCATTGCCTGAGTTTTGGCCAAGTCGAACATATGGACACCACGAAACGGGAGCGTTTCGCCAAGACCGTGGCCTTTGAGCTTGAAACTGTGGTCAGCGCCCGTTGA